A genomic region of Bernardetia sp. ABR2-2B contains the following coding sequences:
- a CDS encoding LytTR family DNA-binding domain-containing protein: MNCLIVDDDEFSRNVIKHFANKTESLTVLEETDNAADAFTIIKSKEVDIVFLDVEMPEMTGLDLMKTLDDMPQIILVTSRASYAVEAFEYNVTDYLVKPVNYARFLKAVGKAEANLKASNVTVENQDEVFIKADNKIVRLRLSDVFFIEALSDYVIINTEKRKYIIHSTMKGLEKKLPETDFIRVHRSYIVNFTKIMSIEDASVVMPSKTIPIGASYKNRFMKKLNLL; encoded by the coding sequence ATGAACTGCCTAATTGTAGATGATGATGAGTTTTCTCGCAACGTAATAAAGCATTTTGCCAACAAAACAGAGAGTTTGACTGTACTTGAAGAAACAGATAATGCTGCTGACGCTTTCACAATTATCAAATCCAAAGAAGTTGATATTGTTTTTTTAGATGTTGAGATGCCTGAAATGACAGGTCTTGACCTCATGAAGACACTTGATGATATGCCTCAAATTATTTTGGTTACCTCTCGTGCAAGTTATGCTGTTGAGGCATTTGAGTACAATGTAACCGATTATTTAGTAAAACCAGTAAACTACGCTCGTTTTCTAAAGGCAGTTGGAAAAGCAGAAGCTAATTTAAAAGCCTCAAATGTAACTGTTGAGAATCAAGATGAAGTATTTATCAAAGCTGATAACAAAATTGTTCGTTTGCGTTTGAGTGATGTGTTTTTTATCGAAGCATTGTCAGATTATGTAATCATAAATACTGAAAAACGTAAATATATTATTCATTCGACAATGAAAGGCTTAGAAAAGAAATTACCTGAAACAGATTTTATACGTGTTCATCGTTCATACATTGTCAATTTTACAAAAATAATGAGTATTGAAGATGCTAGTGTAGTAATGCCTAGCAAAACAATTCCGATTGGAGCTTCTTATAAAAATCGTTTTATGAAAAAGTTGAATTTACTGTAA